In the Candidatus Electrothrix sp. GW3-4 genome, one interval contains:
- a CDS encoding rhodanese-related (seleno)protein produces the protein MVLAAEAPRISKEELKAAMGSGEVIIMDARSGKDWKSSEFKIKGAIRTAADSIDEWLPGITKESENKKLVIYCAUNNEGSSASLARTLIEEKRIKEVYALKGVWKKWLRQENREEYPVEEK, from the coding sequence ATCGTTCTTGCTGCTGAGGCTCCACGCATAAGCAAAGAGGAACTCAAGGCTGCAATGGGCTCAGGTGAGGTCATTATTATGGATGCCCGCTCTGGTAAAGACTGGAAATCCAGTGAATTCAAAATCAAAGGTGCAATACGGACAGCAGCAGACTCCATTGATGAATGGCTGCCCGGTATTACCAAGGAGAGCGAGAATAAAAAGCTGGTTATTTACTGCGCCTGAAACAATGAAGGAAGCAGTGCCAGTTTGGCACGCACATTGATCGAAGAAAAAAGAATCAAAGAAGTTTATGCGCTTAAAGGCGTATGGAAAAAATGGCTCCGCCAGGAAAACAGAGAAGAATACCCTGTGGAAGAAAAGTAA
- a CDS encoding ABC transporter substrate binding protein, translated as MHGITIRAKIITLALSVIYGLLPVLLHAADNPPPVAVLLSDNDSVYNEPVEAFRAEIDSPVSLFNLQGDIKKDPLLKEKLLSIHPRLIFALGAKAAFTAKLWTREYQEIPVLFAMVLNWKRYNLLDQKNMAGIAAEIAPGTKFANITILSPGIKRIGVIYSSYSRETLQRAKEAAEIFNIELYGKEIDRPTDFKLHFKKIRRKIDAFFVLNDPVLYTLDNMDWLNTRCIKGKLPCIGQSKNIAEHGLVLSINPDISDIGSQAASMAKNIINRHQRPDLIGVMAPLGTQIIINQTTAQRIGLKLRQASLDMATQIID; from the coding sequence ATGCATGGCATAACTATTCGCGCTAAAATAATTACACTTGCCCTGTCGGTTATCTACGGGTTACTGCCGGTATTACTTCATGCTGCTGACAATCCCCCTCCGGTAGCCGTCCTGCTCTCCGATAATGATTCCGTTTATAACGAACCGGTGGAGGCATTTCGTGCTGAAATTGACTCCCCTGTGTCTCTCTTTAATTTGCAAGGTGATATAAAAAAGGATCCTCTGCTGAAAGAGAAACTCCTCTCTATCCATCCTCGATTAATATTTGCCTTAGGCGCCAAAGCAGCCTTTACGGCCAAACTCTGGACCAGAGAGTATCAGGAAATCCCGGTGCTCTTTGCTATGGTCTTGAATTGGAAGAGATATAACCTCCTTGATCAGAAAAATATGGCTGGCATTGCCGCCGAAATAGCTCCTGGGACAAAGTTTGCGAATATTACAATACTGTCTCCTGGTATCAAACGAATAGGAGTGATATACAGCTCATACAGCCGTGAGACACTGCAACGGGCCAAAGAAGCCGCTGAGATTTTCAACATTGAACTGTACGGTAAGGAAATCGACCGGCCAACGGATTTTAAACTTCATTTCAAAAAGATCAGGCGAAAAATTGATGCCTTTTTTGTTCTGAACGACCCAGTTCTCTACACTCTCGACAATATGGATTGGCTTAATACACGCTGTATCAAGGGAAAATTACCCTGTATCGGTCAGTCAAAAAACATCGCTGAACACGGTCTTGTACTTTCCATTAACCCAGATATCAGCGATATCGGTTCACAGGCAGCCTCAATGGCAAAAAATATCATCAACCGTCATCAACGCCCGGATCTTATCGGGGTGATGGCCCCTTTGGGGACGCAGATTATCATTAACCAGACGACCGCTCAACGTATAGGACTGAAACTCCGCCAAGCTTCCCTTGATATGGCGACACAAATCATTGATTGA
- a CDS encoding lysylphosphatidylglycerol synthase transmembrane domain-containing protein, producing the protein MSGKRKRQLFLVIKILFSSTLMFILYRRIPLEDLQEVLASLNYLYFLPICLLLFMNTVLSALKWRLLLAADGVNIPLSTLTMTYLIGSFYNLFLPSNIGGDSYRIYDIAQKSRDSVRSAASVFADRFSGFLALVSLSLVSSILVAREFNNLFFFLAPLLIFLIMLVVLIALVREKPVRSLLRLTRLDRFPFLVKLTEKFFLSFQCYGADRKLLSQVMLISFVFQLSVILIVQLLALSLHASVSFFYFSAFVPLITLMEALPVSMFGLGLRDMGYVFFFGWVGMTDVQTRSLALLFLATSVGYSLIGGVVYLLRLLTSEPKRQVDGSVS; encoded by the coding sequence ATGAGTGGAAAGAGAAAAAGGCAGCTTTTCCTTGTCATTAAAATATTATTCAGTTCCACCTTGATGTTTATCCTCTATCGGAGGATTCCTTTGGAGGACCTGCAAGAGGTGCTGGCATCACTGAACTATCTTTATTTTCTGCCGATTTGCCTCCTGCTCTTTATGAACACGGTGCTGAGCGCCCTCAAATGGCGTCTCTTGCTCGCTGCCGATGGGGTTAATATCCCTCTCTCAACCCTGACAATGACCTATCTGATCGGGAGCTTTTATAACCTTTTTCTTCCCTCAAATATAGGGGGAGATTCGTACCGAATCTACGATATAGCTCAAAAAAGCAGAGACAGCGTACGCTCAGCTGCCTCTGTGTTTGCCGATCGATTTTCTGGTTTTCTCGCCCTTGTTTCACTCAGCTTGGTCTCCTCCATCCTCGTAGCGCGTGAATTTAACAATCTGTTCTTTTTTCTCGCTCCCTTGCTGATTTTTCTAATTATGCTTGTTGTGCTCATTGCCTTAGTCAGGGAAAAACCTGTACGGAGTCTCCTCAGGTTGACCCGCTTAGATCGTTTTCCCTTTCTGGTTAAGCTTACTGAAAAGTTTTTTCTCTCTTTTCAGTGCTATGGCGCTGATCGTAAATTGTTGAGCCAGGTTATGCTGATTTCTTTTGTTTTTCAATTATCAGTTATTCTCATCGTGCAACTACTGGCCCTTTCTCTCCATGCTTCGGTATCTTTTTTTTACTTTAGTGCCTTTGTACCGCTCATTACGCTCATGGAAGCTCTCCCCGTTTCTATGTTTGGGCTGGGGTTACGAGATATGGGCTATGTATTTTTCTTTGGCTGGGTCGGCATGACCGATGTGCAGACCAGGTCCCTTGCCCTCCTTTTTCTGGCAACTTCTGTCGGGTATTCCTTGATAGGAGGCGTTGTCTACCTGCTGCGCCTTTTGACTTCTGAACCGAAGAGACAGGTGGATGGTTCGGTGAGTTGA
- a CDS encoding DUF2301 domain-containing membrane protein, translated as MATPEHTPEMNSLDNMTVALYRTGLTIASVSALIYSIEQLISVQILGAFYLPVFAAGIALASADVHLYDPKFRWFFPFVSWIGFIILAFAYTLKGTTPLADTLANLSLALFYVGAGMFALKESFCFRIIGLPLVPLFLCGSILNRLLGSSSAETYFLLPAALLLTWLCVAKWRMPLHFDIGDKSLYGL; from the coding sequence ATGGCTACCCCCGAACATACTCCAGAAATGAATTCGCTGGATAACATGACTGTTGCCCTCTACCGAACAGGCCTGACTATTGCATCCGTATCTGCCCTGATCTACAGCATTGAGCAACTCATCAGCGTACAGATATTGGGCGCTTTTTATTTACCTGTCTTTGCCGCTGGCATTGCCCTGGCAAGCGCTGACGTGCATCTTTATGATCCAAAATTCAGATGGTTTTTCCCTTTTGTGAGCTGGATCGGCTTTATCATTCTGGCCTTTGCCTATACCCTTAAAGGGACAACTCCTCTCGCAGATACCTTGGCCAACCTGAGCTTGGCCTTGTTTTACGTCGGTGCGGGGATGTTTGCCCTGAAAGAGTCCTTCTGCTTTCGAATTATCGGGCTGCCTCTGGTTCCCCTATTCCTCTGCGGTTCGATCCTAAACCGCCTGCTGGGGTCCTCCTCTGCTGAGACCTACTTTCTGCTCCCGGCAGCCCTGCTTCTTACCTGGCTTTGTGTTGCCAAGTGGCGCATGCCCCTTCATTTTGATATCGGCGACAAAAGCCTTTACGGTCTCTAA
- a CDS encoding Uma2 family endonuclease, with protein MALPQQSQTRYSYADYISWDNQERWELINGEVWAMSPAPSRLHQAVLSRILYALFDYFKEKNCEVYVAPFDVRLPDKEEAEDTEIVTVVQPDISVICDRKKLDERGCVGAPDLVIEILSPSTAAKDLKVKRFLYEQHGVTEYWLLHPIDKIAMLYTLEQDGQYSKAQILDRDDTLLSIQFDQLQIALSSIFIDE; from the coding sequence ATGGCATTACCGCAGCAATCCCAGACCAGATACAGTTATGCTGATTATATTTCCTGGGATAATCAGGAACGCTGGGAGCTGATCAACGGAGAAGTGTGGGCTATGTCCCCTGCCCCTTCGCGCCTTCATCAAGCTGTGCTGTCCAGAATTCTTTATGCCTTATTCGATTATTTCAAAGAAAAAAACTGTGAGGTGTATGTAGCTCCCTTTGACGTCCGATTACCTGACAAGGAGGAAGCTGAAGATACCGAGATCGTCACAGTTGTTCAACCGGATATCTCTGTCATCTGTGACCGGAAAAAGCTTGATGAGCGTGGCTGTGTCGGAGCACCGGACCTGGTGATTGAAATATTATCGCCCTCCACCGCAGCCAAGGATCTCAAAGTCAAACGCTTTCTCTATGAACAGCACGGTGTAACAGAGTACTGGCTGTTGCATCCCATAGATAAAATCGCCATGCTCTACACCCTGGAGCAAGACGGCCAATACAGCAAAGCACAGATTTTAGACCGTGATGACACCTTGCTCTCAATCCAGTTTGATCAGCTCCAAATAGCATTATCTTCAATCTTTATTGATGAGTAA
- a CDS encoding DUF1287 domain-containing protein, with product MKIISFSLALFFLICFSPAIIVQAGRNKVSEDISGGLIRAALERTTYLVRYDGSYRQLAYPGGDVPGDIGVCTDVVIRSYRKVGIDLQKEVHEDMRKNFFLYPKKWGLAGPDKNIDHRRVPNLQVFFRRHGKELPVTKDSQDYKAGELVTWMLPGNLPHIGIVIDRKTTDDQRPLIVHNIGRGPKLEDMLFQYPITGHYRFP from the coding sequence ATGAAGATTATCTCATTTTCTCTTGCTCTTTTCTTCCTCATCTGCTTTTCTCCGGCTATTATTGTTCAAGCTGGGCGAAATAAGGTGAGTGAAGATATCAGCGGCGGACTTATTCGGGCAGCGCTGGAGCGCACCACCTATCTGGTCAGGTATGATGGCAGCTATCGCCAGCTTGCCTATCCCGGCGGGGATGTACCAGGGGATATCGGTGTCTGCACCGATGTGGTTATTCGCTCGTATCGTAAGGTCGGTATTGATTTGCAAAAAGAGGTCCATGAAGACATGCGGAAAAATTTTTTCCTCTATCCCAAAAAATGGGGGTTGGCTGGACCGGATAAGAATATCGATCATCGCCGGGTACCGAACCTCCAGGTCTTTTTTCGTCGGCATGGTAAGGAATTGCCCGTGACCAAGGATAGCCAAGATTATAAGGCCGGAGAGCTGGTAACCTGGATGTTGCCGGGAAATCTGCCCCACATCGGTATTGTGATCGACAGAAAAACTACTGATGATCAGCGGCCTTTGATTGTCCATAATATCGGACGAGGTCCCAAGCTGGAGGACATGCTGTTTCAGTACCCGATAACAGGGCATTATCGCTTCCCTTGA
- a CDS encoding PhnD/SsuA/transferrin family substrate-binding protein encodes MKNISFKTDIIIIIRVLLIILCGATCIPRIGHATQNDNKKFYYFNPDSSQSNLVRLKQEMERFLQKNAFTLTFQPFAKYHDFHREMMKTSPAFVFLPEWYFRQNKKNGLQPLLQPVRKGQATYHKVLLTAKDSQLTLQGLRNKTLAMTTMGNNAPDVLDRIIFNQFKITANALNIITTPKDSDALFALAMRQVDVALVSENNLQKIGEINPHILQIVHPLAKSQPIPLPILCVGNVGVPGEKVMKLKKKFLEATHSDDSADLMEMLQVDAWHNYSR; translated from the coding sequence GTGAAAAATATATCTTTCAAGACAGACATTATTATCATCATCAGAGTATTGCTCATTATATTATGTGGCGCAACATGCATACCTCGTATCGGTCACGCTACCCAAAATGACAATAAAAAATTTTACTACTTCAATCCCGACTCCTCACAAAGCAATCTCGTTCGCCTGAAGCAGGAGATGGAACGTTTTCTGCAAAAAAACGCTTTTACCCTCACTTTTCAACCCTTTGCCAAATACCATGATTTTCATCGTGAAATGATGAAAACCTCTCCTGCATTTGTTTTTCTTCCAGAGTGGTATTTTCGGCAAAATAAAAAAAATGGGCTACAGCCACTTCTGCAACCTGTACGTAAGGGACAGGCAACATATCACAAGGTTCTGCTGACAGCCAAAGACTCGCAACTCACTTTACAGGGTCTGCGCAATAAAACCCTCGCCATGACGACCATGGGCAACAACGCCCCTGATGTGCTGGACCGTATTATTTTTAATCAATTTAAGATCACAGCAAATGCATTAAACATTATTACAACACCAAAGGATTCAGATGCCCTGTTTGCCTTGGCTATGCGGCAGGTGGATGTAGCCTTGGTTTCCGAAAATAATTTACAAAAAATCGGAGAAATCAATCCCCATATCTTACAAATTGTTCATCCGCTGGCTAAGTCACAGCCCATTCCATTGCCTATACTTTGCGTAGGAAATGTGGGTGTTCCAGGTGAAAAAGTTATGAAGTTGAAAAAAAAATTTTTAGAGGCGACACACTCCGATGATTCTGCTGATCTCATGGAGATGTTGCAAGTCGATGCATGGCATAACTATTCGCGCTAA
- a CDS encoding DnaB-like helicase C-terminal domain-containing protein, with the protein MNRTDPVTDFYLTQLPGAKLHNKVLTADCPFCTRTGASSNKKRQKGGKALVVFLNPESYFHGYYRCLNRCSPGGFPLYFARQAHLDLSLAPGFDPDRDYAASQLNYPVKNINHEVRDFMDRMTDDLIERFAQSGVSRAVLREMKIGYNGRYLVYPYLQADGNCYAARCVHPDKPEDSFWHGDEDFAQPGLQIFNLEDIQRCENGSLVIIEGEDNLLAVRQMGLPGIALPAISEFAHLATEQLAWLNTVFLCVNHSPESISAARELATRIGFKIRMIRWPDTAPRQFNLIQLAQEQGKGFQQAFFKLIQEAKSFSPFSSPEREFLHFEEQLNLQEGENYQTMVSGFGKMDKALGGLHGVNIMGGLPKAGKSCFFIQVATEMARRKVPVIYYDFENGRQKIYQRTLCRLSRLRADQLQSNDLTGQEQQQLAAAKAELQNLLPWLRVVTDRKLNPKLMRSHIDFLRHESKSEYTMVVIDSLHKLPFKDFSERRTGIDAWLRHLEALRDELNVSFLVISELTRGDDGQYDKQPQLGAFKGSGDIEYSADNAMVLLPQWDPFSNAPPEERENALWLVASREHTPGLIGSYQLDYPFWGFTEK; encoded by the coding sequence ATGAACCGTACTGACCCGGTAACTGATTTCTATCTGACCCAACTCCCAGGAGCAAAGCTGCATAATAAGGTCCTGACAGCAGACTGCCCTTTTTGCACCCGGACCGGTGCGTCATCAAACAAAAAACGGCAAAAGGGAGGAAAAGCCCTTGTCGTCTTTCTGAATCCAGAAAGCTATTTTCATGGCTATTACCGCTGCCTCAATCGCTGCTCTCCCGGTGGTTTTCCGCTCTATTTTGCCCGCCAAGCACATCTTGACCTGAGCTTGGCCCCTGGTTTTGATCCAGACCGGGATTACGCTGCCAGTCAGCTCAATTACCCGGTCAAGAATATTAACCATGAAGTACGAGACTTCATGGACAGGATGACCGATGACCTGATTGAGCGCTTTGCCCAATCAGGAGTCTCTCGGGCTGTCCTCCGGGAAATGAAGATCGGCTACAACGGGCGCTACCTGGTCTACCCCTATCTTCAGGCAGACGGCAACTGTTATGCAGCCCGCTGTGTCCATCCCGACAAACCCGAAGACAGCTTTTGGCATGGCGATGAAGACTTTGCCCAGCCCGGATTGCAAATTTTTAATCTGGAGGATATTCAACGCTGTGAGAACGGCAGCCTGGTGATCATAGAAGGCGAAGATAACCTGCTTGCTGTCCGGCAGATGGGGCTACCCGGCATTGCCCTGCCTGCTATCAGTGAATTTGCTCACCTGGCAACGGAACAACTGGCCTGGCTCAATACCGTCTTTCTCTGCGTCAACCATAGCCCGGAGTCTATTTCCGCTGCCCGTGAGCTTGCCACCCGGATTGGTTTCAAAATCAGGATGATCCGCTGGCCAGATACTGCTCCACGCCAGTTCAATTTGATCCAGTTGGCTCAAGAACAGGGCAAGGGCTTTCAGCAGGCATTCTTTAAACTGATCCAAGAGGCAAAGTCCTTTTCTCCCTTTAGTTCACCAGAACGGGAATTTCTCCATTTTGAGGAACAGCTCAATCTCCAAGAAGGTGAAAACTATCAGACCATGGTCTCAGGCTTTGGCAAAATGGACAAGGCCCTTGGTGGTCTGCACGGGGTCAATATCATGGGTGGCCTGCCCAAGGCGGGAAAGTCCTGCTTTTTTATCCAGGTGGCAACAGAAATGGCCCGGCGCAAGGTCCCGGTTATCTATTATGATTTTGAAAACGGTCGCCAGAAAATCTACCAGCGAACCCTATGTCGTTTAAGTAGGCTGCGTGCTGATCAGCTCCAGAGCAATGATCTTACGGGACAGGAACAACAACAACTCGCAGCAGCCAAGGCGGAGTTGCAAAACCTGCTGCCTTGGCTCCGGGTGGTCACCGATCGTAAACTCAATCCGAAGCTCATGCGTAGCCATATTGATTTCCTTCGCCATGAAAGTAAGTCTGAGTACACCATGGTGGTGATCGATAGTCTGCATAAACTGCCGTTTAAGGATTTTTCAGAACGCAGAACCGGTATAGACGCCTGGCTCCGCCATCTTGAGGCCCTGCGCGATGAGCTGAATGTCTCCTTCTTGGTCATTTCCGAACTGACACGCGGTGATGATGGGCAGTATGACAAACAGCCCCAGTTAGGGGCCTTTAAGGGGTCTGGAGATATTGAGTACTCGGCAGACAACGCTATGGTCCTGCTGCCGCAATGGGATCCCTTTAGTAATGCCCCGCCAGAGGAGCGCGAAAATGCACTCTGGTTGGTGGCCAGCCGGGAACACACGCCGGGCCTGATCGGCTCGTATCAGCTCGACTACCCTTTCTGGGGATTTACAGAGAAGTAA
- a CDS encoding acyltransferase translates to MKKTHAAITGKGSPLSKYQDVIIGNRSLFSFLYYEWCQLLGPIPGALGMILRKLFWPALFASCGKGCMFAAGIVLRQPGKIHLGDAVVLSEGCILDGRHGTESVSIRLGNNVILSNDVMISCKNGTVTLGNNCGVNSRSIIQSTNNCPVVIGPDCIIGQQCFLVGGGSYHYDRLDIPIREQGIRADGGVQLEEDVWLGGNVTVLGGVKMGKGSMAGAGALMTRSVAAYTISLGTPARVVKNRKGKA, encoded by the coding sequence ATGAAAAAAACACATGCTGCTATAACTGGCAAAGGGTCGCCGTTATCCAAGTATCAGGACGTAATCATCGGCAATCGCTCATTATTTTCCTTCTTGTACTATGAGTGGTGCCAGTTATTAGGTCCAATTCCAGGGGCACTTGGAATGATTCTGCGCAAATTATTTTGGCCTGCTCTGTTTGCCAGCTGTGGAAAAGGATGCATGTTTGCAGCTGGTATCGTCCTACGCCAGCCTGGTAAAATCCATCTTGGTGATGCCGTGGTCCTCAGTGAGGGATGCATACTTGATGGCCGACATGGAACCGAGTCTGTCTCTATCCGTCTTGGCAATAATGTTATTCTCTCTAATGATGTGATGATTTCATGTAAAAATGGCACCGTCACTCTTGGGAATAACTGCGGCGTGAATTCCAGGAGCATTATTCAGTCCACCAATAACTGCCCTGTGGTCATCGGGCCGGATTGTATTATTGGCCAGCAATGTTTTCTTGTTGGGGGAGGAAGTTATCATTATGATCGTTTGGATATCCCCATCCGAGAGCAGGGAATACGGGCCGATGGTGGTGTTCAGCTTGAGGAAGATGTCTGGCTCGGTGGGAATGTCACTGTGCTTGGTGGGGTGAAGATGGGCAAGGGAAGTATGGCCGGAGCTGGCGCTCTCATGACCCGTTCTGTTGCTGCCTACACAATTTCACTGGGTACGCCAGCCCGGGTTGTCAAGAATCGCAAGGGTAAGGCATGA
- the argS gene encoding arginine--tRNA ligase has protein sequence MIRSQVKTLVDQCFQQGVDQGLWSDAAANIYNVEVPRHEGQGDFSTNFAMVLAGKEKRNPREIAGQLVDLLNKDEDLLDKVEIAGPGFVNLFLRPSVWSTVLAPISEQGKAFGLSDIGQGKKVLVEFVSANPTGPLSVGHGRNAILGDTIARLLKATGHDVSREYYFNNAGRQMRVLADSLRARYLERLDLENEFPEDGYQGDYIYEIAQGMIDEAGANFQEAEQDFFRKRAQDAIFADIDATLKRIGIAFDSYYNEHTLYEEGKIEDVVTELRAKGLVYEQDEATWFKTTEFGEQQDRVIIKNTGEPTYRLPDIAYHREKFRRGFDWMINVFGADHIATVPDVLAGVEALGYDKSKVHVVLYQFVTLLRDGKQVKMSTRKATFVTVDELVDEVGVDALRFFFLMRKPDSQLEFDLELATAQSQENPVYYVQYAHARLCSIARMATEKGVALPVLAETDLSPLQEEEEHQLLKTLASYPALVADAATDLAPHRIIFFLMELAGNFHSFYNKHKVVTEEQQLTAARLCLCQGIKTVLANGLDLVGLTAPERM, from the coding sequence ATGATACGATCCCAAGTAAAAACACTTGTTGACCAATGTTTCCAGCAGGGCGTGGACCAAGGCCTCTGGTCTGATGCTGCCGCAAATATCTATAACGTGGAAGTGCCCCGCCATGAGGGGCAAGGTGATTTTTCCACCAACTTTGCTATGGTGCTGGCTGGCAAGGAAAAACGCAATCCCCGTGAAATCGCCGGGCAGCTGGTGGACTTACTAAACAAGGATGAGGACTTGCTGGATAAGGTGGAAATCGCTGGTCCGGGCTTTGTGAATCTTTTTCTCAGGCCTTCGGTCTGGAGCACCGTCCTTGCACCTATCAGCGAGCAGGGCAAGGCCTTTGGTCTGTCCGATATCGGTCAGGGGAAAAAGGTGCTGGTAGAGTTTGTCAGTGCCAACCCTACCGGACCGCTCAGTGTGGGCCACGGTCGTAATGCCATCCTCGGGGATACCATTGCCCGCCTGCTCAAGGCCACTGGTCATGATGTCAGCCGAGAGTATTATTTCAATAATGCTGGTCGCCAGATGCGGGTGCTGGCCGACTCCCTGCGGGCACGCTATCTGGAACGACTGGACCTGGAAAATGAATTTCCGGAAGATGGCTACCAAGGAGATTATATTTACGAGATCGCCCAGGGGATGATTGATGAGGCCGGGGCCAATTTTCAGGAGGCGGAGCAGGATTTCTTCCGTAAACGGGCCCAGGATGCCATCTTTGCTGATATTGATGCTACCCTGAAGCGCATTGGTATTGCCTTTGACTCCTATTATAATGAGCACACCCTGTACGAGGAAGGAAAGATTGAGGATGTGGTCACAGAACTGCGGGCAAAGGGATTGGTGTATGAGCAGGATGAAGCGACCTGGTTTAAGACCACTGAATTCGGTGAACAGCAGGATCGGGTGATTATCAAAAATACTGGTGAGCCCACCTATCGTCTACCGGACATTGCTTATCATCGCGAAAAATTTCGCCGTGGCTTTGACTGGATGATCAACGTCTTTGGGGCAGATCATATTGCCACGGTGCCCGATGTCCTAGCTGGTGTGGAGGCCTTGGGCTATGATAAATCCAAGGTCCATGTGGTCCTCTATCAGTTTGTCACCCTGCTCCGGGACGGCAAGCAGGTCAAGATGTCCACCCGTAAAGCCACCTTTGTCACCGTAGATGAGTTAGTGGATGAAGTGGGCGTTGATGCCCTCCGCTTTTTTTTCCTGATGCGCAAACCGGATTCTCAGCTGGAGTTTGATCTGGAGCTGGCCACAGCCCAGAGTCAGGAAAATCCGGTCTATTATGTCCAGTACGCCCATGCCCGACTCTGCTCCATTGCCCGGATGGCAACGGAAAAGGGTGTTGCTCTGCCTGTTCTTGCCGAAACCGATCTTTCACCCTTACAGGAGGAGGAAGAGCACCAGCTGCTCAAGACCCTGGCCTCCTACCCGGCCTTGGTTGCAGATGCTGCCACTGACCTGGCTCCCCATCGGATTATCTTTTTTCTTATGGAGCTGGCCGGGAATTTCCATTCCTTTTATAATAAGCATAAGGTGGTGACCGAGGAGCAGCAGCTCACCGCAGCACGGCTCTGTCTCTGTCAGGGCATTAAGACTGTGCTGGCTAATGGACTGGACTTAGTTGGGCTGACAGCACCTGAGAGGATGTAG